A region from the Lytechinus variegatus isolate NC3 chromosome 6, Lvar_3.0, whole genome shotgun sequence genome encodes:
- the LOC121416731 gene encoding uncharacterized protein LOC121416731, translated as MSSVHRTQIAGNVNPQSTLLTEASQGPHQALADPMFTTVVHVDKLKRTLPLSRLKKVDDEHYCCPQSEKMDVPPTRPIGAPIAPCVISTTVHVLDFVIRTLDSLCEQWAKRIQFDSCVLCPRCRKRKLRLQECFKQKSLQCGSHLVSTSVVKANFGITEESGSERVMMSRRSTCEETGVLCNRYFCDLAEKIGSEWRLLGIRLGLNQADIDHITTDNAPAVDRNFAMLRLWKQRSSCKGNRKEMVEDLCGALKSSSRTDLADEIREAAGLS; from the exons ATGTCTTCAGTTCACCGGACCCAGATTGCGGGTAATGTCAACCCTCAGTCAACCCTGCTCACAGAAGCTAGTCAAGGTCCTCACCAAGCTCTCGCTGACCCCATGTTCACAACggttgtacatgtagataaactCAAAAGGACTTTGCCACTATCACGCTTGAAGAAAGTTGATGATGAGCACTACTGTTGCCCCCAGTCTGAGAAGATGGACGTACCTCCTACCCGCCCTATAGGTGCTCCGATTGCTCCATGTGTTATCTCCACTACAGTTCAT gtgtTGGATTTTGTGATACGGACACTCGATAGTCTTTGTGAACAGTGGGCGAAGAGAATCCAGTTTGACAGTTGTGTACTCTGCCCAAGGTGTAGAAAGAGGAAACTTCGCCTCCAAGAATGTTTCAAACAGAAGTCACTCCAATGCGGAAGTCATCTAGTCTCCACATCTGTAGTCAAGGCAAACTTTG GTATTACTGAAGAATCAGGGAGTGAACGTGTGATGATGTCTAGAAGATCAA CTTGTGAAGAGACCGGTGTACTATGCAACCGTTACTTCTGTGATCTAGCGGAGAAGATAGGATCGGAATGGCGTCTCCTTGGTATCAGGCTTGGATTAAACCAAGCAGACATTGATCATATCACGACGGACAATGCACCGGCAGTGGATCGTAATTTTGCCATGCTAAGGCTGTGGAAGCAACGGTCATCTTGTAAGGGGAATAGGAAAGAGATGGTGGAGGATCTTTGTGGTGCACTAAAAAGCTCAAGCAGGACAGATCTTGCAGATGAAATAAGAGAAGCCGCAGGACTAAGTTAA